A window of the uncultured Fibrobacter sp. genome harbors these coding sequences:
- a CDS encoding HAD family hydrolase: MKLLFTDLDGTLLTDDKRILDADMAAIEGMLSRGHKLVLCTGRPLTSAKQLAQKYGFDKPGFFLVSFNGGLIYDYATENAILTRYIPVDEVKFIMDAAHRYGMHAHTYSGDFVVSEYETEQLKTYCRLMKMDYVVVKDIREYYGEFINVVVKPPIKVNIITPFDHSSLVDFRAEMRKTTAGKLFDVFSKPEMLEFSHMQSNKGDAVRFMAEYYKVPLEDTIAVGDEENDCPMIEAAGVGVAVANASPVAKAAADYVTANDNNHSAIAEVIEKFVGE; this comes from the coding sequence ATGAAACTCCTTTTTACCGACCTGGACGGAACACTCCTGACTGATGACAAGCGCATCCTTGATGCGGATATGGCCGCTATCGAGGGCATGCTTTCTCGCGGGCACAAGTTGGTGCTTTGCACGGGGCGCCCGCTCACGAGCGCAAAGCAACTGGCGCAAAAGTACGGCTTCGACAAGCCGGGCTTTTTCTTGGTGAGTTTCAACGGCGGGTTGATTTACGATTATGCGACCGAGAACGCGATTCTCACGCGGTATATTCCTGTTGACGAGGTGAAATTCATCATGGATGCGGCGCACCGCTACGGTATGCATGCGCACACGTATTCGGGCGACTTTGTGGTTTCGGAATACGAAACGGAACAGCTCAAGACGTATTGCCGCCTGATGAAGATGGATTACGTTGTCGTGAAGGATATCCGCGAATACTACGGCGAGTTTATCAATGTGGTGGTGAAGCCGCCCATCAAGGTGAATATCATTACGCCGTTTGACCATTCGAGCCTTGTGGATTTCCGAGCCGAGATGCGCAAGACGACAGCGGGCAAGCTCTTTGACGTGTTCAGCAAGCCGGAAATGCTCGAGTTTTCGCACATGCAGAGCAACAAGGGCGATGCGGTGCGGTTCATGGCCGAGTATTACAAGGTCCCGCTTGAAGATACGATTGCTGTGGGCGACGAGGAGAACGATTGCCCCATGATCGAGGCGGCGGGTGTCGGCGTCGCTGTGGCGAATGCCTCGCCGGTGGCAAAGGCGGCAGC
- a CDS encoding DUF3990 domain-containing protein, protein MVAELVDGTVLYHGSYCAVHEPDLAKCAKYKDFGQGFYLTTDIEQARSFAKISLRHALDGGKVSVDQKSGVVSSFIFNRNGEIREKIFPVADTSWLHCVVGHRRKSSFEDIVQECQRYDIIGGKIANDATNLTIAAYMLGAYGTVGSKEADDLCISLLIPERLKNQYCFRTNESLLCLGFQKEECVWL, encoded by the coding sequence TTGGTCGCTGAACTAGTTGACGGAACGGTCCTCTATCATGGTAGTTATTGTGCTGTCCATGAACCTGATCTTGCAAAATGTGCCAAGTACAAGGACTTCGGACAGGGCTTTTATCTGACTACGGATATTGAGCAGGCGAGGTCATTTGCGAAGATAAGCCTTCGTCACGCTCTTGATGGCGGGAAGGTAAGCGTCGATCAAAAATCTGGTGTTGTGTCGTCGTTTATTTTTAACAGGAACGGCGAAATCCGTGAGAAAATTTTTCCTGTCGCCGATACGTCTTGGCTCCACTGTGTGGTAGGGCATAGGCGAAAGTCGTCATTCGAAGATATTGTTCAGGAATGCCAAAGGTATGATATCATTGGTGGCAAAATAGCCAATGATGCGACGAACTTGACCATTGCCGCCTACATGCTTGGCGCTTATGGTACGGTTGGCTCTAAAGAAGCGGACGATTTGTGTATTTCCCTTTTAATTCCAGAAAGGCTCAAAAATCAATATTGCTTTAGAACAAATGAGTCGCTCCTTTGCCTCGGTTTCCAGAAAGAGGAATGTGTATGGCTGTGA
- a CDS encoding DUF3791 domain-containing protein yields MGKETQITFMQARLVRLATQEWCLTMQAVNALFQKYGVYTYIEKFWDLFHIEGDFAVLDDVRQYLETKGAVIGR; encoded by the coding sequence ATGGGAAAGGAAACTCAAATAACCTTTATGCAGGCGAGGCTTGTCAGGTTGGCGACGCAGGAATGGTGCCTGACCATGCAGGCGGTCAATGCCTTGTTCCAGAAATATGGTGTATACACCTATATCGAAAAGTTCTGGGACCTTTTCCATATTGAAGGGGATTTTGCGGTCCTGGATGATGTCCGCCAATACCTCGAGACAAAGGGGGCAGTCATTGGTCGCTGA
- a CDS encoding LysE family translocator, with protein sequence MFEFFIAALVVAIAPGPDNLFVLAQSATHGTRAGICVICGLCTGIAVQTTLLIVGVSALIAASPVAFFVLQCCGAAYLLYLAYKSFQVRAGVVKLDERRETRDEREVGLDERREGGESSGLSFRKLYLRGIIMNLTNPKAVLFALSFIPPAVRMDSALSPSLQMAILGVEFVVATFIVFGSIALLAGTVKNFLLNSPKANRNLNWFSGCVFVLLAIALFVM encoded by the coding sequence ATGTTTGAATTTTTTATTGCCGCTTTAGTTGTCGCCATCGCGCCGGGGCCGGACAACTTGTTCGTGCTTGCGCAGAGCGCGACTCACGGGACGCGCGCCGGCATTTGCGTGATTTGTGGGCTTTGCACCGGGATTGCCGTGCAGACGACGCTCTTGATTGTGGGCGTTTCCGCATTGATCGCGGCGAGTCCGGTGGCGTTCTTTGTGTTGCAGTGCTGCGGGGCCGCCTACCTGCTGTATTTGGCGTACAAGAGCTTCCAGGTCCGTGCGGGAGTGGTGAAGTTAGACGAGAGACGAGAGACGAGAGACGAGCGAGAAGTTGGTTTAGACGAGAGACGAGAGGGGGGAGAATCCTCCGGCTTGTCGTTCCGCAAACTTTACTTGCGCGGCATCATCATGAACCTCACGAACCCGAAGGCCGTTCTTTTTGCGCTTTCGTTCATCCCGCCTGCGGTCCGGATGGATTCTGCCCTGAGCCCGTCGCTCCAGATGGCTATTCTCGGCGTGGAATTCGTCGTGGCGACCTTCATCGTGTTCGGCTCCATAGCCCTTTTGGCGGGAACGGTCAAGAACTTCTTGCTCAATAGCCCCAAGGCAAACCGCAACCTCAACTGGTTCAGCGGCTGCGTATTCGTGCTCCTCGCTATCGCGTTGTTCGTGATGTAA
- a CDS encoding phospho-N-acetylmuramoyl-pentapeptide-transferase yields the protein MLCRWLYHVTSLELFDGRLFRAGSAAMLSIILVLFFMPKYIRLLQRIDATSDFDKDGKTKSPPIMGGLLLVVVVEIVSLLVCNMNGYTISTLVILLLFSTVGAIDDIAKVRAKRLINQGRIKAADYMDKADGISSTLRLFLYFLFSFVVAIFCYKFIPELKGDLTIPFCPIDVFQIHLPNWIFVGFMTFVIAASANGTNFTDGLDSLVSVPILTSMVFVGLVAYVSGNFIFSQYLSVPYLPGCDELFPLATSIAGALLAYLWFNSPPAEIYMGDAGSVGFGATIGIMFILVQAGLFLPIVCIIIIAEACSVLLQISWFKFTKKTTGTGKRIFLCAPLHHHYQKKWDGKFPSKPLMNSKIVWRMHLVSIFALIFSMVVFFGIR from the coding sequence ATGCTTTGCCGTTGGCTCTATCACGTAACCAGTCTTGAACTTTTCGACGGACGACTTTTCCGCGCCGGTTCCGCCGCGATGCTTTCCATCATCCTCGTCCTCTTCTTCATGCCCAAGTACATCCGCCTGCTGCAGAGAATCGACGCGACGAGCGACTTCGACAAGGACGGCAAGACAAAATCCCCCCCGATCATGGGCGGGCTGCTCCTGGTGGTCGTGGTCGAGATTGTCTCGCTGCTCGTGTGCAACATGAACGGCTATACCATATCTACGCTGGTCATCTTGCTCCTGTTCAGCACTGTGGGCGCCATCGACGATATCGCGAAAGTCCGTGCCAAGCGCCTCATCAACCAAGGCCGCATCAAGGCGGCCGACTACATGGACAAGGCCGACGGCATCTCCAGCACACTCAGACTCTTCCTCTACTTTCTGTTCAGCTTTGTCGTCGCCATTTTCTGCTACAAGTTCATCCCCGAACTCAAGGGCGACCTGACTATTCCGTTCTGCCCCATCGACGTGTTCCAGATCCACCTTCCCAACTGGATTTTTGTCGGATTCATGACATTCGTCATCGCCGCCTCCGCGAACGGAACGAACTTCACGGACGGCCTCGACAGCCTCGTCTCGGTGCCCATCCTCACCAGTATGGTGTTTGTCGGGCTTGTCGCCTACGTGAGCGGAAACTTTATCTTCAGCCAGTACCTGAGCGTGCCGTACCTGCCCGGTTGCGACGAACTGTTCCCGCTCGCCACGTCCATCGCGGGCGCACTGCTGGCGTACCTGTGGTTCAACAGCCCACCCGCCGAAATCTACATGGGTGACGCGGGCTCCGTCGGATTCGGCGCCACCATCGGCATCATGTTCATCCTGGTGCAGGCAGGGCTATTCCTCCCCATCGTGTGCATCATCATCATCGCCGAAGCCTGCTCCGTATTGTTGCAGATAAGCTGGTTCAAATTCACCAAGAAGACGACAGGCACCGGCAAGCGCATATTCCTGTGCGCACCGCTCCACCACCATTACCAAAAGAAATGGGATGGCAAGTTCCCGAGCAAGCCGCTGATGAATTCCAAGATCGTTTGGCGCATGCACCTGGTGAGCATCTTCGCGCTCATCTTCAGCATGGTCGTGTTCTTCGGAATTAGGTAA
- the glyA gene encoding serine hydroxymethyltransferase, whose amino-acid sequence MLKSTLQQTDPEIYNIIQEEAERQEYGIELIASENYTSKAVMEAMGSVLTNKYSEGYVGKRYYGGNEVIDKMEALAIERCKKLFGCDHVNIQPLSGSPANAAVYFAVLKPGDKVLGLKLDHGGHLSHGHPVNFSGMLYNFVQYEVDKETGRIDMDKVREIALREKPKMILAGFSAYSRNLDWKRFKEIADEVGALTMADISHVAGLIAGKAIDSPVPYFDIVTTTTHKTLRGPRSAIIMCKDRTIQKMVKGELKEVSLAKEIDKGVFPGMQGGPHDHINAGKAVAFLEALQPEFQVYAKNVIKNAQAMCAEMQKLGYKVISDGTDNHLIVVDMTSKGVSGKEAEVAMEKVGISCSRSTIPFDPRKPMDPSGVRLGTAAITTRGFDEEDSREVARIIDRCVKAKDDDAALAKIREEIVALCKKHPLYK is encoded by the coding sequence ATGCTCAAATCTACACTGCAACAGACCGATCCGGAAATCTACAACATCATTCAGGAAGAAGCCGAACGCCAGGAATACGGCATCGAGCTCATCGCTTCTGAAAACTACACCTCAAAGGCCGTCATGGAAGCCATGGGCTCCGTGCTGACCAACAAGTATAGTGAAGGCTACGTTGGCAAGCGCTACTATGGTGGTAACGAAGTGATCGACAAGATGGAAGCTCTCGCCATCGAACGTTGCAAGAAGCTCTTTGGTTGCGACCACGTGAACATCCAGCCGCTTTCCGGTTCTCCGGCCAACGCTGCCGTGTACTTCGCCGTCCTCAAACCGGGCGACAAGGTCCTCGGCCTCAAGCTCGACCACGGTGGACACCTTTCTCACGGCCATCCGGTGAACTTCTCCGGTATGCTCTACAACTTCGTGCAGTACGAAGTCGATAAGGAAACTGGCCGCATCGACATGGACAAGGTCCGCGAAATCGCCCTCCGCGAAAAGCCGAAGATGATCCTCGCCGGTTTCTCCGCCTACAGCCGTAACCTCGACTGGAAGCGCTTCAAGGAAATCGCTGACGAAGTCGGCGCCCTCACTATGGCTGACATTTCTCACGTCGCTGGCCTCATTGCCGGTAAGGCTATCGATTCTCCGGTGCCGTACTTCGACATCGTGACGACCACGACCCACAAGACTCTCCGTGGCCCGCGTTCCGCTATCATCATGTGCAAGGACCGCACCATCCAGAAGATGGTGAAGGGCGAACTCAAGGAAGTTTCTTTGGCCAAGGAAATCGACAAGGGCGTGTTCCCGGGCATGCAGGGTGGTCCGCATGACCACATCAACGCCGGTAAGGCTGTTGCATTCCTCGAAGCTCTCCAGCCGGAATTCCAGGTCTATGCAAAGAACGTTATCAAGAACGCTCAGGCCATGTGCGCTGAAATGCAGAAGCTCGGCTACAAGGTCATCAGCGATGGCACCGACAACCACCTCATCGTGGTGGACATGACCTCTAAGGGTGTTTCCGGTAAGGAAGCCGAAGTGGCCATGGAAAAGGTCGGCATCTCCTGCAGCCGCTCTACGATTCCGTTCGATCCGCGCAAGCCGATGGATCCGTCCGGTGTCCGTCTCGGTACTGCCGCTATCACGACTCGTGGCTTCGACGAAGAAGACTCCCGCGAAGTGGCTCGCATCATCGACCGCTGCGTGAAGGCTAAGGACGACGATGCCGCTCTCGCCAAGATCCGCGAAGAAATCGTGGCTCTCTGCAAGAAGCACCCGCTGTACAAGTAA